A stretch of Gallus gallus isolate bGalGal1 chromosome 2, bGalGal1.mat.broiler.GRCg7b, whole genome shotgun sequence DNA encodes these proteins:
- the COLQ gene encoding acetylcholinesterase collagenic tail peptide isoform X1: MGNGWHSFFLKARRERERARAVHTHSHTAAQTRGRRGRGSEQEAEQSPQLAVPAAGSMSTLSMATWGLYLQLLSCWAFSQSPYADDAFSLSADLPCLEQKKQPTHRACCLLIPPPPPMFPPPRFRNDWSSRLLDLDMKGLCQELQTTQAFSLPESHCPAGPPGPQGPQGIPGIMGPKGEKGEIGRPGRKGRPGPPGVPGMPGPMGWPGPVGLKGEKGDLGVMGLPGTRGPMGSKGFPGTRGEKGSRGDRGDKGVKGDQGETGSPGMLGQKGEMGPKGQSGAPGHRGPIGRPGKRGKQGQKGDIGPVGIMGPPGRPGPSGQPGPPGPSGLGHFAIGPKGERGLPGPPGRCHCRPPQHVNNPPYEESVFGHRYPKVPAIFVVNNQEELDRLHTENALAFRRDQRSLYFKDTFGWLPVQLTPFYPVDYRVEIRSTCGDGIIQDGEECDDGNTVVTDDCIRCRRAYCGDGYRHEGVEDCDGKDFGYLTCKTYLPGSYGKLRCTSYCYIDSTQCRYFT, from the exons ATGGGAAATGGTTGGCATTCCTTCTTCCTGAAGGCACGGCGAGAGAGGGAGCGGGCGAGAgccgtgcacacacacagccacacagcagcacagacgCGCGGCCGGCGAGGAAGAGGAAGCgagcaggaggcagagcagagcccgCAGCTCGCCGTGCCCGCGGCTGGCAGCATGTCCACCCTCAGCATGGCCACCTGGGGACTGTacctgcagctcctctcctgctggGCTTTCTCTCAGAGCCCCTATGCTGACGATGCCTTCTCACTCTCAGCAG ATCTCCCTTGTTTGGAACAGAAGAAGCAGCCTACCCACAGAGCATGCTGCCTCCTCATCCCGCCGCCGCCACCCATGTTCCCACCACCGCGCTTCAGGAACGACTGGAGCTCT AGGCTGCTTGATTTGGACATGAAGGGATTGTGTCAAGAGCTCCAGACAACACAGGCCTTCTCTCTGCCTGAGTCACATTGCCCTGCAGGGCCTCCTGGCCCCCAG GGTCCACAAGGAATTCCTGGTATAATGGGaccaaaaggggaaaaa GGGGAGATTGGCAGGCCGGGAAGAAAG GGTAGACCAGGTCCCCCGGGTGTCCCTGGGATGCCAGGACCAATGGGATGGCCTGGACCTGTGGGGCTGAAG GGTGAAAAGGGAGATTTGGGTGTGATGGGATTGCCAGGTACCAGAGGACCAATGGGCTCCAAG GGTTTTCCAGGAACTAGAGGAGAAAAG GGTTCCAGAGGAGACAGGGGTGACAAAGGAGTCAAAGGAGACCAG GGAGaaacaggctccccaggaaTGCTGGGACAGAAA GGAGAGATGGGCCCAAAGGGGCAATCTGGAGCACCAGGACACAGAGGACCTATAGGAAGACCTGGAAAACGAGGCAAACAA GGGCAAAAGGGAGACATTGGACCTGTGGGTATCATGGGCCCACCTGGAAGGCCTGGTCCTTCTGGCCAGCCAGGCCCCCCTGGACCTTCAGGATTAG GGCATTTTGCAATCGGACCAAAAGGGGAAAGAGGACTTCCAGGACCTCCAGGAAGATGTCACTGCAGACCCCCACAGCATGTGAATAATCCACCGTATGAGGAATCTGTGTTTGGACACAGGTATCCAAAAGTCCCTGCG ATTTTTGTGGTGAATAATCAAGAAGAATTGGACCGGTTACACACTGAAAATGCCTTAGCTTTTAGAAGAGACCAGAGATCTTTGTATTTCAAGGATACCTTTGGATGGCTCCCAGTCCAG ctCACCCCTTTCTACCCTGTGGATTACCGTGTGGAGATTCGCAGTACCTGTGGAGATGGGATCATTCAGGATGGGGAAGAGTGTGACGATGGCAACACGGTTGTGACAGATGACTGCATAA GATGCCGCCGTGCTTATTGCGGAGACGGCTACAGACATGAAGGGGTGGAAGACTGTGATGGGAAGGATTTTGGATATTTGACATGTAAAACATATCTCCCTGG GTCTTATGGAAAACTGCGATGCACTTCTTACTGCTACATTGACTCTACACAGTGCCGATACTTCACATGA
- the COLQ gene encoding acetylcholinesterase collagenic tail peptide isoform X2 encodes MGNGWHSFFLKARRERERARAVHTHSHTAAQTRGRRGRGSEQEAEQSPQLAVPAAGSMSTLSMATWGLYLQLLSCWAFSQSPYADDAFSLSADLPCLEQKKQPTHRACCLLIPPPPPMFPPPRFRNDWSSRLLDLDMKGLCQELQTTQAFSLPESHCPAGPPGPQGPQGIPGIMGPKGEKGEIGRPGRKGRPGPPGVPGMPGPMGWPGPVGLKGFPGTRGEKGSRGDRGDKGVKGDQGETGSPGMLGQKGEMGPKGQSGAPGHRGPIGRPGKRGKQGQKGDIGPVGIMGPPGRPGPSGQPGPPGPSGLGHFAIGPKGERGLPGPPGRCHCRPPQHVNNPPYEESVFGHRYPKVPAIFVVNNQEELDRLHTENALAFRRDQRSLYFKDTFGWLPVQLTPFYPVDYRVEIRSTCGDGIIQDGEECDDGNTVVTDDCIRCRRAYCGDGYRHEGVEDCDGKDFGYLTCKTYLPGSYGKLRCTSYCYIDSTQCRYFT; translated from the exons ATGGGAAATGGTTGGCATTCCTTCTTCCTGAAGGCACGGCGAGAGAGGGAGCGGGCGAGAgccgtgcacacacacagccacacagcagcacagacgCGCGGCCGGCGAGGAAGAGGAAGCgagcaggaggcagagcagagcccgCAGCTCGCCGTGCCCGCGGCTGGCAGCATGTCCACCCTCAGCATGGCCACCTGGGGACTGTacctgcagctcctctcctgctggGCTTTCTCTCAGAGCCCCTATGCTGACGATGCCTTCTCACTCTCAGCAG ATCTCCCTTGTTTGGAACAGAAGAAGCAGCCTACCCACAGAGCATGCTGCCTCCTCATCCCGCCGCCGCCACCCATGTTCCCACCACCGCGCTTCAGGAACGACTGGAGCTCT AGGCTGCTTGATTTGGACATGAAGGGATTGTGTCAAGAGCTCCAGACAACACAGGCCTTCTCTCTGCCTGAGTCACATTGCCCTGCAGGGCCTCCTGGCCCCCAG GGTCCACAAGGAATTCCTGGTATAATGGGaccaaaaggggaaaaa GGGGAGATTGGCAGGCCGGGAAGAAAG GGTAGACCAGGTCCCCCGGGTGTCCCTGGGATGCCAGGACCAATGGGATGGCCTGGACCTGTGGGGCTGAAG GGTTTTCCAGGAACTAGAGGAGAAAAG GGTTCCAGAGGAGACAGGGGTGACAAAGGAGTCAAAGGAGACCAG GGAGaaacaggctccccaggaaTGCTGGGACAGAAA GGAGAGATGGGCCCAAAGGGGCAATCTGGAGCACCAGGACACAGAGGACCTATAGGAAGACCTGGAAAACGAGGCAAACAA GGGCAAAAGGGAGACATTGGACCTGTGGGTATCATGGGCCCACCTGGAAGGCCTGGTCCTTCTGGCCAGCCAGGCCCCCCTGGACCTTCAGGATTAG GGCATTTTGCAATCGGACCAAAAGGGGAAAGAGGACTTCCAGGACCTCCAGGAAGATGTCACTGCAGACCCCCACAGCATGTGAATAATCCACCGTATGAGGAATCTGTGTTTGGACACAGGTATCCAAAAGTCCCTGCG ATTTTTGTGGTGAATAATCAAGAAGAATTGGACCGGTTACACACTGAAAATGCCTTAGCTTTTAGAAGAGACCAGAGATCTTTGTATTTCAAGGATACCTTTGGATGGCTCCCAGTCCAG ctCACCCCTTTCTACCCTGTGGATTACCGTGTGGAGATTCGCAGTACCTGTGGAGATGGGATCATTCAGGATGGGGAAGAGTGTGACGATGGCAACACGGTTGTGACAGATGACTGCATAA GATGCCGCCGTGCTTATTGCGGAGACGGCTACAGACATGAAGGGGTGGAAGACTGTGATGGGAAGGATTTTGGATATTTGACATGTAAAACATATCTCCCTGG GTCTTATGGAAAACTGCGATGCACTTCTTACTGCTACATTGACTCTACACAGTGCCGATACTTCACATGA
- the COLQ gene encoding acetylcholinesterase collagenic tail peptide isoform X3 — protein MGNGWHSFFLKARRERERARAVHTHSHTAAQTRGRRGRGSEQEAEQSPQLAVPAAGSMSTLSMATWGLYLQLLSCWAFSQSPYADDAFSLSADLPCLEQKKQPTHRACCLLIPPPPPMFPPPRFRNDWSSRLLDLDMKGLCQELQTTQAFSLPESHCPAGPPGPQGPQGIPGIMGPKGEKGEIGRPGRKGRPGPPGVPGMPGPMGWPGPVGLKGEKGDLGVMGLPGTRGPMGSKGFPGTRGEKGSRGDRGDKGVKGDQGETGSPGMLGQKGEMGPKGQSGAPGHRGPIGRPGKRGKQGQKGDIGPVGIMGPPGRPGPSGQPGPPGPSGLGTLGSLLSLVRPSIDMKDCTQTVMFSENGRVFPTCIYGQVLEKKSKLTGSSCCHKWTTAVCTSAIQCPLSIFFSLFLLLLTPVDRKSLPNDTNGNGTSLN, from the exons ATGGGAAATGGTTGGCATTCCTTCTTCCTGAAGGCACGGCGAGAGAGGGAGCGGGCGAGAgccgtgcacacacacagccacacagcagcacagacgCGCGGCCGGCGAGGAAGAGGAAGCgagcaggaggcagagcagagcccgCAGCTCGCCGTGCCCGCGGCTGGCAGCATGTCCACCCTCAGCATGGCCACCTGGGGACTGTacctgcagctcctctcctgctggGCTTTCTCTCAGAGCCCCTATGCTGACGATGCCTTCTCACTCTCAGCAG ATCTCCCTTGTTTGGAACAGAAGAAGCAGCCTACCCACAGAGCATGCTGCCTCCTCATCCCGCCGCCGCCACCCATGTTCCCACCACCGCGCTTCAGGAACGACTGGAGCTCT AGGCTGCTTGATTTGGACATGAAGGGATTGTGTCAAGAGCTCCAGACAACACAGGCCTTCTCTCTGCCTGAGTCACATTGCCCTGCAGGGCCTCCTGGCCCCCAG GGTCCACAAGGAATTCCTGGTATAATGGGaccaaaaggggaaaaa GGGGAGATTGGCAGGCCGGGAAGAAAG GGTAGACCAGGTCCCCCGGGTGTCCCTGGGATGCCAGGACCAATGGGATGGCCTGGACCTGTGGGGCTGAAG GGTGAAAAGGGAGATTTGGGTGTGATGGGATTGCCAGGTACCAGAGGACCAATGGGCTCCAAG GGTTTTCCAGGAACTAGAGGAGAAAAG GGTTCCAGAGGAGACAGGGGTGACAAAGGAGTCAAAGGAGACCAG GGAGaaacaggctccccaggaaTGCTGGGACAGAAA GGAGAGATGGGCCCAAAGGGGCAATCTGGAGCACCAGGACACAGAGGACCTATAGGAAGACCTGGAAAACGAGGCAAACAA GGGCAAAAGGGAGACATTGGACCTGTGGGTATCATGGGCCCACCTGGAAGGCCTGGTCCTTCTGGCCAGCCAGGCCCCCCTGGACCTTCAGGATTAG GAACTCTGGGCAGCTTGCTTTCTCTTGTGAGACCAAGTATAGACATGAAGGATTGTACACAAACAGTAATGTTCAGTGAAAATGGAAGGGTTTTCCCAACCTGCATATATGGTCAAgtattggaaaagaaaagcaagctcaCTGGAAGCAGTTGTTGTCACAAATGGACAACAGCAGTTTGTACCTCAGCCATTCAATGccctctttccattttcttttccctttttctcctcttgctcACACCTGTGGACAGAAAGTCTCTTCCAAATGATACTAATGGAAATGGTACATCTTTGAACTGA